A region of Dermochelys coriacea isolate rDerCor1 chromosome 1, rDerCor1.pri.v4, whole genome shotgun sequence DNA encodes the following proteins:
- the CDNF gene encoding LOW QUALITY PROTEIN: cerebral dopamine neurotrophic factor (The sequence of the model RefSeq protein was modified relative to this genomic sequence to represent the inferred CDS: inserted 4 bases in 3 codons; substituted 1 base at 1 genomic stop codon) produces the protein MDVVSAASGSGAGPVCKGFLDRFYNXLKEKHSDFTVATIEKELVNSCMDXKGKEHRLCYYIGATSDAATKIISEVSRPMSAHVPVSKICEKLKKNDIQICELKYERKLDLNLVDLSKXEVAELRKILDSWGEVCRACTEKTDFVNLIKELAPXVYTLTNPKSDL, from the exons ATGGACGTGGTgtcggctgcttccgggagcggcgcgGGGCCag TGTGTAAAGGATTTTTGGACAGATTTTACa tattaaaagaaaaacattctgaCTTCACTGTGGCCACCATAGAGAAAGAACTGGTTAACAGCTGCATGG ACAAAGGAAAAGAACACCGCTTG TGCTATTACATTGGGGCAACAAGCGATGCAGCCACGAAGATCATCAGTGAGGTCAGCCGCCCAATGAGTGCTCATGTGCCTGTTTCGAAGATATGCGAGAAACTGAAGAAGAACGACATTCAGATCTGTGAGCTCAAATATG AAAGGAAACTGGACTTAAACTTGGTGGATCTCTCCAA AGAAGTGGCTGAGCTGAGGAAGATCCTGGATAGCTGGGGAGAAGTGTGCAGAGCATGCACAGAGAAAACAGACTTTGTGAACTTGATTAAGGAGCTAGCACCTTAAGTGTATACACTTACAAACCCCAAATCAGACCTTTGA